The nucleotide window TTATTTAACTCCCTATAAGATAGATATTGAAGAACAATTATGAAAGTCCCTAAGGTCATCAGCACATATTGTCCAAAGTGTAAGACTCATACAGATCACTCTGTATCACTATACAAGAGCGGTAAGAGAAGAAATCTCGCTGAAGGACAGAGAAGATATGAGAGAAAGAATATTGGATATGGAAGT belongs to Saccharolobus solfataricus and includes:
- a CDS encoding 50S ribosomal protein L44e; this encodes MKVPKVISTYCPKCKTHTDHSVSLYKSGKRRNLAEGQRRYERKNIGYGSKRKPEQKRFAKVTKKQTLVLKCSKCGYTIVKEGIRVKKLELVEVAK